One window of uncultured Trichococcus sp. genomic DNA carries:
- a CDS encoding alpha-D-ribose 1-methylphosphonate 5-phosphate C-P-lyase PhnJ, with protein sequence MNYQGNYAFLDENSKMEIRRTILKAVAIPGYQVPFASREMPIARGWGTGGLQLSLSLVGEDDVLKVIDQGSDESVNAVNIKKMIADTTGVATTIHTGEATLIQSRHRIPEVPLTEEQILVLQVPLPEPLRAVEPSERKTKAMHAYGEYSVSWLHLFEQIVRYGKTAMHSDYPVIVNKRYLMAPSPIPRFDNPKLNHNEGLVLFGAGREKKIYAVPPFTDVVSIDFEDHPFEVESFAGAACRLTGLTDVFLDELVDEVTGETYYLTNDQSYLLETLNAKQETAAGGIRHD encoded by the coding sequence ATGAATTACCAAGGAAATTACGCTTTCCTCGACGAAAATTCCAAAATGGAAATCCGCCGCACGATCCTGAAGGCGGTAGCCATCCCTGGCTATCAAGTGCCTTTCGCATCCCGCGAAATGCCGATAGCACGCGGTTGGGGGACGGGCGGACTGCAACTTAGTCTGTCTTTGGTCGGCGAGGACGATGTACTGAAGGTCATCGACCAAGGCTCTGATGAGAGCGTCAACGCAGTCAACATCAAGAAAATGATCGCTGATACGACCGGTGTGGCGACAACGATCCATACCGGAGAAGCGACGCTGATCCAGTCGCGCCACCGGATTCCGGAAGTGCCTCTGACCGAGGAGCAGATCCTCGTGCTGCAGGTTCCGCTGCCGGAACCGCTGCGGGCGGTCGAGCCTTCGGAACGTAAGACCAAGGCGATGCATGCCTACGGGGAATACAGCGTTTCCTGGCTGCATCTCTTCGAACAGATTGTCCGTTACGGCAAGACGGCGATGCATTCGGATTATCCCGTCATCGTGAACAAACGTTATCTGATGGCGCCGAGCCCGATTCCGCGTTTCGACAATCCGAAGCTGAACCATAATGAGGGGCTTGTGTTGTTCGGGGCGGGGCGCGAAAAGAAAATTTACGCCGTACCTCCTTTTACCGATGTCGTATCGATCGATTTCGAGGACCACCCATTCGAAGTGGAGAGCTTCGCTGGCGCAGCCTGCCGATTGACCGGGCTGACGGATGTTTTCCTTGATGAATTGGTGGATGAAGTGACAGGGGAAACCTACTATCTGACGAATGACCAATCCTATCTCTTGGAAACCTTGAATGCAAAACAAGAAACGGCAGCAGGAGGCATCAGACATGATTAA
- a CDS encoding ATP-binding cassette domain-containing protein — MIKELPVLSLRGMNKQFGEGCARCTDKPENLEKNYCPACGTVYACRGISFDLYKGEIIGIVGESGSGKSTLMKALYFDSEVTDGEYLLADYKDGQENVFGSSLQQQKWIRNMLLGMVYQNPMLGLRMEFSSIANIAEKMIAANHRNVEAMFDRGHELLDKVNIPTFRSSEAPKNFSGGMQQRVQIAKALSNNPPVLLLDEVTTGLDLSVQADVLDLIKTIQRELQISMIVVSHDLAVIRMLSDRTIVMYNGEIIEEGLTDQVLEDPQHAYTQQLVYSLL, encoded by the coding sequence ATGATTAAGGAATTACCTGTACTATCTTTGCGTGGCATGAACAAGCAATTCGGGGAAGGCTGTGCACGCTGCACGGACAAACCGGAAAATCTCGAAAAGAATTATTGCCCAGCCTGCGGAACGGTTTACGCTTGCCGCGGCATTTCCTTCGACCTCTACAAAGGCGAAATCATCGGTATCGTCGGCGAGAGCGGCTCCGGGAAATCGACCTTGATGAAGGCACTCTATTTTGACAGCGAAGTGACGGACGGCGAATATTTGCTGGCGGACTACAAAGACGGCCAGGAAAATGTCTTCGGCTCGTCCCTTCAGCAACAGAAATGGATCCGCAATATGCTGCTGGGGATGGTCTATCAGAACCCGATGCTGGGGCTGCGGATGGAATTTTCGTCGATCGCCAATATCGCCGAGAAGATGATCGCCGCCAACCACCGCAACGTCGAAGCGATGTTCGACCGAGGCCATGAATTGTTGGACAAGGTGAACATCCCGACGTTCCGCTCGAGCGAAGCGCCGAAAAATTTCTCCGGCGGGATGCAGCAGCGGGTGCAGATCGCCAAGGCGCTCTCGAACAATCCGCCGGTGCTGCTGTTGGACGAAGTGACGACTGGGCTTGATCTGAGTGTGCAGGCTGACGTGTTGGATCTGATCAAGACGATCCAACGGGAACTGCAGATCAGCATGATCGTTGTTTCCCACGACCTTGCCGTCATCCGCATGCTCTCCGACCGGACCATCGTGATGTACAACGGCGAAATCATCGAAGAAGGGCTGACCGACCAGGTGCTTGAGGACCCGCAGCACGCCTACACGCAACAGTTGGTCTATTCATTATTATAG
- the phnM gene encoding phosphonate metabolism protein PhnM: MYIITNGTIVLEDTLLENAALLVEGDTITKIMSRHEVEQYGPEYQVLDADGGLIAPGFVDIHSDYIETVVSPRPTAMMDFNIGLRESERILITHGVTTMFHSLSLYKEQDFGVKAIRQPKHANRLIEAINATHTSDHMIRHRVHARFEIDNVEMVEQVKEHIRNGKIHLISFMDHTPGQGQYRNLEIYKKTIAGYSELTDAEAEAVIVKRQSKEKITFDQIAEMAEVALAHGLAVASHDDDSIEKLELVKRLGTTISEFPITLEVADAAHEAGLWTIAGAPNILLGGSHTGNLSAAQGIQEGNISILCSDYYPAALIHAIYIMHQTHGISLAQMFRMLTINPARAVKMDHEIGSIEEGKKADLLLIKTKDNYPAITSVMIDGKIVYRTEYRR, encoded by the coding sequence ATGTACATTATCACAAACGGAACCATCGTGCTCGAGGATACCTTATTGGAAAATGCAGCGTTGCTGGTCGAAGGCGACACCATCACAAAAATCATGTCGCGGCATGAAGTGGAGCAGTACGGACCGGAATACCAGGTGCTGGATGCGGACGGCGGGCTGATTGCGCCGGGCTTTGTGGACATCCATTCCGATTACATCGAGACCGTCGTATCGCCGCGGCCGACTGCGATGATGGATTTCAACATCGGTCTGCGCGAAAGCGAGCGCATCCTGATCACGCACGGCGTCACGACGATGTTCCATTCGCTTTCCCTCTACAAGGAACAGGATTTCGGCGTGAAGGCGATCCGCCAGCCCAAGCACGCGAACCGGTTGATCGAAGCCATCAACGCTACCCATACCAGCGACCACATGATCCGCCACCGCGTCCATGCTCGTTTCGAGATCGACAATGTCGAGATGGTCGAACAGGTCAAGGAGCATATCCGCAACGGCAAAATCCATCTGATTTCTTTCATGGACCACACGCCTGGGCAAGGTCAGTACCGCAATCTGGAAATCTACAAAAAGACGATCGCCGGCTATTCGGAACTGACCGATGCGGAGGCTGAAGCCGTCATCGTCAAACGCCAGAGCAAGGAGAAAATCACATTCGATCAGATCGCGGAAATGGCCGAGGTAGCTTTGGCCCATGGTTTGGCTGTCGCTTCGCATGACGATGATTCCATCGAGAAACTGGAGCTGGTCAAACGCCTCGGGACGACCATCAGTGAATTTCCGATTACGCTGGAAGTGGCTGACGCGGCCCATGAAGCCGGCCTATGGACGATCGCCGGCGCGCCGAATATCCTTTTGGGAGGGTCGCATACCGGCAACCTGAGTGCTGCCCAAGGGATCCAGGAAGGCAACATCTCGATCCTCTGCAGCGACTACTATCCCGCTGCCTTGATCCATGCCATCTACATCATGCATCAGACGCATGGCATCAGCTTGGCGCAGATGTTCCGCATGCTGACGATCAATCCGGCCAGAGCCGTGAAGATGGACCACGAAATCGGCTCGATTGAGGAAGGCAAGAAAGCCGACCTGCTGCTGATCAAAACGAAGGATAACTATCCGGCCATCACTTCCGTCATGATCGACGGGAAAATCGTATACAGAACGGAGTACCGCCGATGA
- a CDS encoding chloramphenicol acetyltransferase, whose translation MIINEKRLTEEPTISPTASVTNVSFDSYCEIGPHNFIENSHFGDYSYTGQFCFVQNTLIGKFANIAAAVRIGPTDHPYERASLHHFTYRPQMYGLADGEDEAFFDHRLSRITSVGHDTWIGHGAIIMPEVTVGNGAIIGSGAVVTKDIPPYAIAVGVPARIVKYRFEPDIIAALEEIQWWDWEPELLKERLEDFRGPIGMFIEKYKQSPLLAEEGGVYG comes from the coding sequence ATGATCATCAATGAAAAAAGGCTGACGGAAGAGCCGACGATTTCACCGACAGCCAGCGTGACGAACGTCAGCTTCGATAGCTATTGCGAAATCGGTCCGCATAACTTCATCGAAAACAGCCATTTCGGCGACTATTCCTATACCGGTCAATTCTGTTTTGTGCAGAATACGCTGATCGGGAAGTTCGCCAACATTGCGGCAGCCGTCAGGATCGGCCCAACCGATCACCCGTACGAACGCGCCTCTTTGCACCATTTCACCTACCGTCCGCAGATGTACGGCTTAGCCGATGGGGAGGACGAAGCGTTCTTCGATCATCGCCTCAGCCGCATCACGTCAGTCGGGCACGACACCTGGATCGGCCACGGGGCAATCATCATGCCCGAAGTGACGGTCGGGAACGGCGCCATCATCGGATCCGGGGCGGTCGTGACGAAGGATATCCCGCCTTATGCAATCGCCGTTGGGGTGCCGGCCCGGATCGTTAAATACCGTTTCGAGCCGGATATCATCGCCGCTTTGGAGGAAATCCAGTGGTGGGATTGGGAACCGGAGCTGCTCAAAGAGCGGTTGGAGGATTTCCGCGGACCGATTGGGATGTTTATCGAGAAATACAAACAAAGTCCGCTCTTGGCGGAAGAAGGAGGAGTATATGGCTAA
- the phnL gene encoding phosphonate C-P lyase system protein PhnL: MANLIEMQGLQKAFTTHHLDKTMTAVEDISFGLEKGKFLGIVGKSGSGKSTIIKCIYRTYLPQHGHIYYDSEAFGRIDLVTAPERDIIHLRKNEIGYVSQFLSVMPRTTTLELVEQSLLETGADEETATLRAKVALRHFDIAEALWDSYPNTFSGGEKLRLNIARATVKNPRLLLLDEPTASLDNESKQKVREVIQKLKAGGTTLLGIFHDLEFMEGLCDYTYQMQERRMEAN; the protein is encoded by the coding sequence ATGGCTAATTTGATTGAGATGCAAGGATTGCAAAAAGCCTTCACGACCCATCATCTGGACAAGACGATGACGGCCGTCGAGGACATTTCCTTCGGTTTGGAGAAAGGCAAGTTCCTCGGCATCGTCGGCAAAAGCGGCAGCGGCAAGTCGACGATCATCAAGTGCATTTATCGGACCTACCTGCCCCAGCACGGACATATCTATTACGATTCAGAAGCTTTTGGCAGAATCGATCTGGTTACGGCACCGGAACGGGACATCATCCATTTGCGCAAGAACGAGATCGGCTACGTATCGCAATTCCTGAGCGTCATGCCGCGCACGACCACGCTGGAGCTTGTCGAACAGAGCCTGCTCGAGACCGGTGCGGACGAAGAAACCGCCACACTGCGCGCGAAAGTGGCGTTGCGCCACTTCGACATCGCGGAAGCCTTATGGGACAGTTATCCGAACACTTTTTCCGGTGGCGAAAAATTGCGCCTGAACATCGCCCGCGCCACCGTCAAAAATCCGCGCCTACTGCTCCTGGATGAACCGACGGCCAGCCTGGATAATGAATCCAAGCAGAAAGTCCGTGAAGTCATCCAGAAGCTGAAGGCAGGCGGCACGACTCTGTTGGGCATTTTCCATGATCTGGAATTCATGGAAGGCCTTTGCGATTATACCTATCAGATGCAGGAAAGACGAATGGAGGCGAACTAG
- a CDS encoding PHP domain-containing protein, whose protein sequence is MKADLHVHSDYSDGYDSIETILDQAKKNGVEMISFVDHDTTDAYPAAEKFAKERGIIIVPGIEISAYDFKRNRKVHILGYNYNYPAVHIGELCGELLRRRDDHSWIQVETLIDHGYTIRTSKLKKSKGEQPTLYKQHIMESLTDAPYGSAEYKTLYRALFKGNGICANDIEYIDANLAVKAIKADGGLPVLAHPGQLDSFDIIPELVKNGLAGLEINHPDHSEEDQHRIKSLAEQYGLFLTGGSDYHGNYWIPLEVGHNLAPEHALRRLV, encoded by the coding sequence ATGAAAGCGGATCTGCATGTCCACAGTGACTATTCGGATGGCTACGACAGCATCGAAACCATTCTCGATCAGGCAAAAAAGAACGGCGTCGAGATGATCAGCTTCGTCGATCATGATACGACGGATGCTTACCCGGCGGCGGAAAAATTTGCCAAGGAGCGCGGAATCATCATTGTTCCGGGTATCGAAATCTCCGCCTATGATTTCAAAAGGAACCGCAAAGTGCATATTCTTGGTTACAACTACAATTATCCTGCCGTCCACATCGGCGAACTGTGCGGGGAATTGCTGAGAAGGCGCGATGACCATTCCTGGATCCAAGTGGAGACGTTGATCGACCACGGCTATACGATCCGGACCAGCAAATTGAAGAAATCAAAAGGGGAGCAGCCGACCCTTTACAAACAGCATATCATGGAGTCTTTGACGGATGCGCCATACGGATCGGCCGAGTACAAGACGCTTTACCGCGCGCTCTTCAAAGGCAACGGCATCTGCGCCAACGACATCGAATACATCGATGCGAACCTGGCCGTGAAAGCCATCAAAGCGGACGGCGGCCTGCCTGTTCTGGCGCACCCTGGCCAGTTGGACTCCTTTGACATCATCCCAGAATTGGTGAAAAACGGTTTGGCCGGACTGGAAATCAACCATCCGGATCATTCGGAAGAGGACCAGCATCGGATCAAATCATTAGCCGAGCAATACGGCCTGTTCCTGACTGGCGGTTCTGACTATCACGGCAACTATTGGATCCCATTGGAAGTAGGCCACAATTTGGCGCCCGAGCATGCCTTGCGCCGGCTGGTTTGA
- a CDS encoding PhnD/SsuA/transferrin family substrate-binding protein, with the protein MKNVLSKIALLSMSALALAACGNSGSATEDSATETTGEYTDTITIVWYPNESGSDMEASREAIGSYIEEATGKEVEHQLTTDYAIAIEAIANGQANLAFMGAQGYVEAHDKNENVVPLVVPSGESGTLDDAIYYSWINVKKGNEEAYSDGNGGYSLDNIQGKRFSFVSNSSTSGFVVPTSGIIAAFPDEELTQELLMEGGEDKFFSEVLFGGSHQGSAVNLLTDRADVAAFCDTCVANYVEPIDGEKNAVGTTYAVKEDAADPFTGLAGQEFVSIGVTPVLNAPMVINNDVTSPEDQEALLAAFTSEEMNNDPSIWKDPESEESALFEKEGESQFVTAEDAWFDPIRALSAK; encoded by the coding sequence ATGAAAAACGTATTATCAAAAATCGCATTACTTTCAATGAGCGCATTGGCACTGGCGGCATGTGGAAACAGCGGATCGGCGACGGAAGATTCTGCAACTGAAACGACAGGCGAATACACGGACACGATCACAATCGTTTGGTACCCGAATGAATCAGGAAGCGATATGGAAGCTTCCCGTGAAGCAATCGGCAGCTACATCGAAGAAGCCACCGGCAAGGAAGTCGAGCATCAACTGACGACCGACTACGCCATCGCCATCGAAGCGATTGCCAACGGACAAGCCAATCTGGCCTTCATGGGCGCGCAAGGATATGTGGAAGCCCACGACAAGAACGAAAACGTTGTCCCATTGGTAGTCCCATCCGGAGAATCCGGTACTTTGGATGATGCCATCTACTACAGCTGGATCAACGTCAAAAAAGGCAATGAAGAAGCCTACAGCGACGGCAACGGCGGCTATTCATTGGATAACATCCAAGGCAAACGCTTCTCCTTCGTCTCAAACTCTTCCACTTCCGGCTTTGTCGTACCGACATCCGGCATCATCGCGGCCTTCCCTGATGAAGAACTGACGCAAGAGTTGCTGATGGAGGGCGGCGAAGACAAATTCTTCAGCGAAGTCCTGTTCGGCGGCTCCCACCAAGGTTCCGCAGTCAACTTGCTGACTGACCGCGCTGACGTAGCGGCCTTCTGTGATACGTGTGTAGCCAACTATGTGGAACCGATCGACGGCGAGAAGAACGCAGTCGGAACGACATACGCAGTCAAGGAAGATGCGGCTGATCCATTCACCGGATTGGCTGGACAAGAGTTTGTTTCTATCGGTGTGACGCCTGTATTGAACGCGCCGATGGTCATCAACAACGATGTCACTTCGCCTGAAGACCAAGAAGCTTTATTGGCTGCTTTCACAAGCGAAGAAATGAATAACGATCCATCGATCTGGAAAGATCCGGAATCGGAAGAATCAGCACTTTTCGAAAAAGAGGGCGAATCCCAATTCGTGACGGCAGAAGACGCTTGGTTCGATCCGATCCGCGCATTGTCGGCTAAATAA
- the phnC gene encoding phosphonate ABC transporter ATP-binding protein, whose protein sequence is MPLLEMTHVSKEYTKGTKALSDIHFSVEEGEFISIIGKSGAGKSTLLRCINRMIDPSEGVVMFDGVDTEKLNTKELRGLRRQIGMIFQHYNLVNRLSVLDNTCHGRLGYTSTLRGVFGAFTNEDKTHAVTILEQLGLKEQIHQRCDQLSGGQKQRVGIARALVQNPKLILCDEPIASLDPSSSRIIMEYLKDINKKMGITVICNLHQVDVAIAYSKRIIGVNGGRIVFDGTPDELTQEKIHEIYGSEAGELITDISA, encoded by the coding sequence ATGCCATTGCTTGAAATGACCCATGTATCGAAAGAATACACAAAGGGAACGAAAGCATTGTCGGACATTCATTTCTCAGTCGAAGAAGGGGAGTTCATTTCAATCATCGGAAAGTCCGGTGCAGGGAAATCGACTCTCCTTCGCTGTATCAATCGCATGATTGATCCGTCTGAAGGAGTGGTAATGTTCGATGGTGTGGATACGGAAAAACTGAACACGAAAGAGTTGCGCGGACTGAGAAGGCAGATCGGCATGATCTTCCAGCACTACAATTTGGTGAACCGCTTGAGCGTGCTGGACAATACGTGCCACGGCCGTCTCGGCTACACAAGTACGCTCAGAGGGGTGTTCGGAGCCTTCACGAATGAAGACAAAACGCATGCGGTAACGATCCTTGAGCAACTCGGCCTGAAAGAGCAGATCCATCAGCGCTGCGACCAATTGTCAGGCGGGCAGAAACAGCGTGTCGGAATCGCCCGGGCATTGGTCCAGAACCCAAAATTGATCCTTTGCGATGAACCAATCGCTTCCTTGGATCCGAGCTCCTCGCGCATCATCATGGAATACTTGAAGGACATCAACAAAAAGATGGGCATCACCGTCATCTGCAACCTGCACCAAGTCGATGTCGCCATCGCCTATTCGAAACGCATCATCGGCGTGAATGGCGGCCGGATCGTCTTCGACGGCACGCCTGATGAATTGACGCAGGAAAAAATCCATGAAATCTATGGTTCCGAAGCCGGGGAACTCATCACCGACATTTCAGCCTAA
- a CDS encoding ABC transporter permease subunit: MQVTTNPLQTREIRRTLAFLAMLLLVVGASVLLEFEYGEALSAFPDAAVWLAQNFYPNQAAWVKLPDILEKLTETVLMSVASATAASVFAYVFALFGAEATKVNNGLAWASKLFASFFRNVPDIVWSMIFLFSFGMNIMTGFLALFFVTFGTLNRAFIETIDETSKDSVEALTATGATRWQIIGQAIFPNSISSVISWILYSIENNVRSATLIGMLTGSGIGHIFNLYYKNLDYHSCSLIVLCIMIVVLALESISNQVRRSIL; encoded by the coding sequence ATGCAAGTTACAACGAATCCGCTGCAGACGCGCGAAATCAGAAGAACACTCGCATTCCTGGCAATGCTGCTGTTGGTGGTCGGAGCATCCGTGCTGCTCGAGTTTGAATACGGGGAAGCGCTCAGTGCCTTCCCGGATGCGGCCGTTTGGCTCGCGCAAAATTTTTACCCGAATCAAGCCGCTTGGGTAAAGCTCCCGGATATCCTGGAGAAGTTGACGGAAACGGTGCTGATGTCGGTGGCATCGGCCACTGCCGCGAGTGTTTTCGCCTATGTTTTCGCTCTTTTCGGGGCAGAAGCCACCAAAGTGAACAACGGACTGGCTTGGGCATCCAAGCTGTTCGCCTCTTTTTTCCGGAATGTGCCGGATATCGTCTGGTCGATGATTTTCCTGTTCTCTTTCGGGATGAACATCATGACCGGATTCCTGGCGTTGTTCTTCGTGACATTCGGGACCTTGAACCGCGCTTTCATCGAAACCATCGATGAAACGTCGAAGGATTCGGTCGAAGCTTTGACCGCCACCGGTGCCACCCGCTGGCAGATCATCGGCCAAGCGATTTTCCCGAACAGCATCTCCAGCGTCATTTCCTGGATCCTGTACAGCATCGAAAACAACGTCCGCAGCGCCACTTTGATCGGCATGCTGACCGGATCGGGGATCGGCCATATCTTCAATCTCTATTACAAAAATCTGGATTACCATTCCTGCAGTCTGATTGTGCTTTGCATCATGATTGTCGTACTCGCACTGGAATCCATCTCAAACCAAGTAAGGAGGTCCATCTTATGA
- a CDS encoding ABC transporter permease subunit produces the protein MSDNGLPLEVVLNEKKRRIESNGPQVSKEIGPKSSLRNVWLVLAGLALVSFYAFISFDYGNIDWGLAISGTFANLKTIFLEAELSSISLNEALLQVVITFAIAFLTTVFSAILSVILGLLAARNLGGKRSSALIKGFVALIRAIPTVMWVLIFAIVSGLGSVAAVIGISFHSLGYLTKMFSESFEEMDGGVIEALKATGASWWEIVFQGVLPTTIRSLVAWTFMRFEINYIVALGMGAAAGAGGIGFNLFMAGNFYYNMREVGAVTFLILLTCFLLEAVSVRIKQSLATK, from the coding sequence ATGAGCGACAACGGTTTGCCATTGGAAGTGGTCCTGAACGAGAAAAAACGCAGAATCGAATCCAACGGTCCGCAGGTATCGAAAGAAATCGGACCGAAAAGCAGTCTTCGCAATGTCTGGTTGGTTCTGGCCGGGTTGGCGCTCGTCAGTTTTTATGCTTTCATCAGTTTCGACTACGGGAACATCGATTGGGGGCTTGCGATCAGCGGGACTTTCGCCAATCTGAAGACGATCTTTCTGGAAGCGGAATTGAGCAGCATCAGCCTGAATGAAGCTTTGCTGCAAGTGGTCATCACCTTTGCGATCGCCTTTTTGACGACCGTATTCTCTGCCATTCTTTCGGTCATTTTGGGTTTGTTGGCCGCACGGAATCTGGGTGGCAAACGATCATCTGCTTTGATCAAGGGCTTTGTCGCGCTTATCCGTGCGATCCCGACTGTTATGTGGGTGCTGATCTTTGCCATCGTATCCGGCTTGGGAAGCGTTGCAGCTGTCATCGGTATTTCCTTCCACTCCTTGGGCTACTTGACGAAGATGTTTTCGGAAAGCTTCGAGGAAATGGATGGCGGCGTCATCGAGGCACTGAAGGCCACAGGAGCCAGCTGGTGGGAGATTGTCTTTCAAGGTGTATTGCCGACCACAATCCGCTCGCTGGTGGCTTGGACCTTCATGCGTTTTGAAATCAACTACATTGTGGCTTTGGGGATGGGGGCGGCTGCGGGTGCCGGTGGCATCGGCTTCAACCTGTTCATGGCCGGGAATTTTTACTATAACATGCGGGAAGTCGGAGCCGTCACTTTCCTGATCCTCTTGACATGCTTCTTGCTTGAGGCAGTCTCCGTAAGGATCAAGCAAAGTCTGGCGACGAAATAA
- a CDS encoding thioredoxin family protein, with translation MKKYLKWLLPLAAVLVLFVLTTASGARYQAVDGPGEYADVMDEEIAYLYFGRDTCKYCRAFEPLLEESISETDAVVYHYDTDEHSEDENFQDILDAHEVVTVPKLVKLEKGEVVDYVDHTDSQDAITALLAEGN, from the coding sequence ATGAAGAAATACTTGAAATGGTTGTTGCCGCTGGCGGCTGTACTGGTGCTGTTCGTTCTGACGACGGCATCAGGCGCCCGCTATCAGGCTGTCGACGGGCCGGGTGAATACGCTGACGTGATGGATGAGGAAATCGCCTACCTTTACTTCGGGCGGGACACATGCAAGTACTGCCGCGCTTTCGAACCGCTGTTGGAGGAATCCATCTCCGAAACGGATGCTGTCGTCTATCATTACGATACGGATGAACACAGTGAGGATGAAAATTTTCAGGACATCTTGGATGCGCACGAAGTCGTGACTGTTCCGAAATTGGTCAAGCTCGAAAAGGGTGAAGTCGTCGACTACGTGGACCATACGGATTCGCAGGATGCGATAACGGCGTTATTGGCTGAAGGGAATTAA
- a CDS encoding GyrI-like domain-containing protein: MGYIIEMMETQEQPTLIMKAVTPVGELPKILGKAFMEIVTHIMELGEQPVGPAFVGYFNMDMERLELEIGFPVSKALPGQGDILAGSIPAGKQVSCMYKGPYMEMPPAYEEIQKWIEDNGYKPLGPVYEHYYNSPEEVPESELLTKIVFLVE; encoded by the coding sequence ATGGGTTATATAATTGAAATGATGGAAACGCAGGAACAACCGACGTTGATTATGAAAGCGGTTACTCCTGTGGGTGAGTTGCCGAAAATATTGGGGAAGGCCTTCATGGAAATCGTCACGCATATCATGGAATTGGGCGAACAGCCGGTTGGACCGGCATTCGTCGGTTATTTCAACATGGATATGGAAAGGCTCGAACTGGAGATCGGTTTTCCGGTGTCCAAAGCGTTGCCGGGCCAAGGCGATATCCTTGCCGGGAGCATTCCGGCAGGCAAACAGGTCAGTTGCATGTACAAAGGGCCTTATATGGAGATGCCGCCCGCGTATGAGGAAATCCAGAAGTGGATCGAGGATAATGGCTACAAGCCGCTTGGCCCGGTTTATGAGCACTACTACAATTCCCCGGAAGAGGTTCCCGAAAGCGAACTGCTGACGAAAATCGTCTTCCTCGTCGAGTGA
- a CDS encoding DUF5655 domain-containing protein, which translates to MTDVRINKEVEAFFAGKPEAKALFMAVERKIRAIGPAIIKVSKTQISFATRTQFAWVWMPQPTDRKRPLHSLVLSFGCGRQIVHDQIVEAIEPYPGRWTHHVIIAEEADLTAAVDAWLREAYRFSETRGNQPASNM; encoded by the coding sequence ATGACGGATGTAAGGATCAACAAAGAAGTAGAAGCATTTTTTGCCGGAAAACCGGAAGCCAAGGCGCTGTTCATGGCTGTGGAAAGGAAAATCCGGGCAATCGGACCCGCGATCATCAAGGTGAGCAAGACCCAGATTTCTTTCGCTACGCGGACACAATTCGCCTGGGTCTGGATGCCGCAGCCGACGGACCGGAAGCGGCCGCTGCACAGCTTGGTGCTGAGCTTCGGCTGCGGGCGCCAGATTGTGCATGATCAGATTGTCGAAGCCATCGAACCGTACCCCGGCCGATGGACGCACCATGTCATCATTGCGGAGGAAGCAGATTTGACCGCTGCCGTCGATGCTTGGCTGCGGGAAGCATACCGGTTCTCGGAAACGCGGGGAAATCAGCCTGCTTCAAACATGTAG